One Halobacterium sp. DL1 DNA window includes the following coding sequences:
- a CDS encoding nuclease gives MTLDPVHFDGIADLARQIRHEVDAEEHRDVAEETWENFLDPLYGDGGVVLEPLAEQRRSAAPIEELALQPSPFDSAHGLDSGTINPRTFKNGLVLDLAQAAMSATPSDLGLHRSRTVITSVHSNDATVRTNTDWRQWDEGFSRGRIVHTAPLARDQERVVHGLALYLAESHHALEHADQVDSLLLLDGPVYPKQLVNWADRHASVADLVTENELVGEVLENYVRLVERFAEQEVPLAGFVKSPASQALVRALRDRGRPTPWASDAAFFAQVLERRDFDGEDHQRLTDELTWTGWFTSTLGADGVFADADELGVERELDAKAYEVAFFVVYDPRTDLVHKVELPCAFARDEDVRAAVERYVTSQVATEAGPPKPVGKADELARIGAAEKGELVRKLERAFDSREDENYDDERWE, from the coding sequence ATGACCCTCGACCCCGTCCACTTCGACGGCATCGCGGACCTCGCGCGCCAGATCCGCCACGAGGTGGACGCCGAGGAACACCGCGACGTGGCCGAGGAGACGTGGGAGAACTTCCTCGACCCGCTGTACGGCGACGGCGGCGTCGTCCTCGAACCGCTCGCCGAGCAGCGGCGGTCGGCTGCACCTATCGAGGAACTCGCGCTCCAGCCGTCGCCGTTCGACAGCGCCCACGGCCTCGACTCGGGCACCATCAACCCGCGGACGTTCAAGAACGGGCTCGTCCTCGACCTCGCGCAGGCCGCGATGAGCGCCACGCCCTCCGACCTCGGCCTCCACCGCTCGCGGACGGTCATCACGAGCGTCCACTCGAACGACGCCACCGTCCGCACGAACACGGACTGGCGGCAGTGGGACGAGGGGTTCAGCCGCGGGCGCATCGTCCACACCGCGCCGCTCGCCCGCGACCAGGAGCGCGTCGTCCACGGCCTCGCGCTCTACCTCGCCGAGAGCCACCACGCGCTGGAACATGCCGACCAGGTCGACAGTTTACTGCTGCTCGACGGCCCGGTCTACCCGAAGCAACTGGTGAACTGGGCCGACCGCCACGCGAGCGTCGCGGACCTCGTCACCGAGAACGAACTCGTCGGCGAGGTGCTGGAGAACTACGTCCGCCTCGTCGAGCGCTTCGCCGAGCAGGAGGTCCCACTGGCGGGGTTCGTAAAGAGCCCCGCGAGCCAGGCGCTCGTACGCGCGCTCCGGGACCGCGGCCGGCCGACACCGTGGGCGAGCGACGCCGCGTTCTTCGCGCAGGTGCTCGAACGCCGCGACTTCGACGGGGAGGACCACCAGCGCCTCACCGACGAACTGACGTGGACCGGCTGGTTCACCTCGACGCTCGGCGCGGACGGCGTGTTCGCGGACGCCGACGAGCTCGGCGTGGAACGCGAACTCGACGCAAAAGCGTACGAGGTGGCGTTCTTCGTGGTCTACGACCCCCGGACGGACCTCGTACACAAGGTCGAACTGCCCTGCGCGTTCGCCCGCGACGAGGATGTCCGCGCAGCCGTCGAGCGCTACGTCACCAGCCAGGTCGCCACCGAGGCGGGACCGCCGAAGCCGGTGGGGAAGGCCGACGAACTCGCCCGCATCGGCGCCGCGGAGAAGGGCGAACTCGTGAGGAAACTCGAGCGCGCCTTCGACAGCCGCGAGGACGAGAACTACGACGACGAGCGCTGGGAGTGA